In Plasmodium falciparum 3D7 genome assembly, chromosome: 6, the following proteins share a genomic window:
- a CDS encoding ubiquitin-conjugating enzyme E2 PEX4, putative has protein sequence MTKNRLLIESREAKKQNDPDISLTHSEYNLYEWQAVIRGPKDSPYEGGKWKLNIKCKSTYPIDPPLITFVTKFFHPNVNFVTGELCMDILKANWSPAWTIQSLCRAILFLFNEPNADSPLNCDAGNLIRSGDIKGFQSMARMYTVEYAMEDDNEK, from the exons ATGACAAAAAATAGACTCTTAATAGAATCTCGTGAAgctaaaaaacaaaatgatcCAGATATTAGCCTTACACACAG tGAATACAATTTATATGAGTGGCAAGCGGTTATAAGGGGACCCAAAGATTCTCCATATGAA GGAGGAAAATggaaattaaatataaaatgtaaaagtACATATCCTATAGATCCACCTTTAATTACATTTGTTACCAAATTTTTTCATCCAAATGTAAATTTTGTTACTG GTGAATTATGTatggatatattaaaagcTAACTGGAGTCCAGCTTGGACTATTCAATCATTATGTCGTGCtatactttttctttttaatgaaCCAAATGCTGACAGTCCCTTAAATTGTGATGCTGGTAATTTGATAAGATCTGGCGACATAAAAGGATTTCAGTCGATGGCAAGAATGTATACAGTGGAATACGCAATGGAAGATGATAATGAAAAGTGA
- a CDS encoding DNA repair protein RAD50, putative gives MTTLEKIGIQGIRSYNDEDVEILEFATPITIIYGNNGSGKSTIIECLKVSCTGDFPPNAEKGKSFLHDPLISNKMNIRGKIDVLLNNYNNKRIGISRSYNLFYSKDKNKKVKHTFRALDNNIIIKKEKGDDLIITNKCVDINNHIPKLMGVSKALLENVIFCHHDENLWPFSESIKIKKKFDELFGDDHFSKILEELLKCKKYLNDLLKRKEFDLIHIKENFEKKKNIYIEIEKNEKEIQSAQICIQLDVEEIEENTIILNNLIKKKNLLYKLIGNIDSYFLLYTKFKVDAEAYKDLKEVYEENYTELLYFQEVFNNDINKCEICIQKVKQDIQNLQHEKDTCMFNYNESNKYDDNYELSKKQLNEYIIKRDDIRNKLKDIFFYNDQIFFSNYKGNSSSDMIKHSSINEGHQKEKLKKKFKKHDSVYIKDHLLKEYENLLHMYDIHKEDIALYNHDVMLSYKNEEHIPSNARLMEELFLICQNKVQYKTSNKSDDNKRNNNNNHFDDDNKRNNNNNHFDDDNKRNNNNNHFDDDNKRNNNNNHFDDDNKRNNNNNHFDDDNKRNNNNNHFDDDNKNKCDDKKFIEIPNVSNILSNVPYLKKKHEKKINSIRYILKRHISHIKRNKYKKRNVIYKIKNYKKRLLKIEKNITLLDIYKNKLNKLKSNEIIYEQNLKKIEKLNQLKCLYDNLTTLDNEMDTYNIQKENNYYEEQIEKNMKQINDIQKLKIWIHTFCNIIRNYNIFYEFIQRCKKIHEHCVIFFDILFSLLDVIKTDFYKIVDMLKERDMDLYYYIERGMQKKINVERNVCVERNVCVERNVCVENNICVEKNICVEKNICGEKNICGEKKKITKLKSNIEIEESVEKIKDNKINECDVNVDTLNKTNSIHHVNNIKINSKSLVCMNEHLQRKRENEKLNDYTCKLKKQKTHLDISILKNRKYLDILLNIINIFIDKYENKINNIKTLIIPLNQKVLEISKKLNNMNNNINEYKNYLSNFIHMLKEKKYKDVKDFVNYVEAIDNQIKIKKKNLWMLNGKEDLMNEFKNHLKSDEQNNSDNNKKVGVEKKKKKNCLFCKNTISQNNKDIVQIEMYIEEQKRDMLKKIEESEKDINILKNKKEENIILLNYYYYHIKHIHTYTNDSNEMIVKLKEELLSAQDSIEKYNIKIKNIHRKFQLVQKFKETCVYLINIQKDILDVEKYIKDESIKIKGNFQEMKNKIKDNVENNKMSNNTNKCNDTKTCNNTKTCNNTYTCDHLFIEKLYHMIENLDISIEVKESNLLKNIKEFVKKFAKYNNKDIINIFYNKICTSNVNDSYSYIPYNDIINVDLYQQYNYQNNYKNRFKYNLYKINNANYICKLLSPHQKVSLKDCYSSDQTPQKIYVDEEKEKEKEKKKKKKKKTDNDGYYDEIFHCDNMEYDEQFYEDDDHHSYNKSKSLIENYITPCKNKEESVKEPNMCSIKHIYDNGSSNDDILNNDKTVLLNKINSSYLSFVLNIGTSYYSNEEIKENNKNDTNKMCDDTNKMCDDTNKMYDDTNKMYDDTNKMYDDTNKMYDDTNKMCDDTNKRYDDTNKMCHDTNKMCDDTNQMYDDTNKRYDDTNKRYDDTNKMCDDTNQMYDDTNKRYDNINQNTYGTFLKCSDFLHNLPSIILNNKHFEKMYRNFLSYLNVEEYTRKEQNKMIEKMKVVIKDRRAYVIKKSKVLEKTINIDKRIRDLIKKMDIYILYYKEKKKKIIDEKINVKNLLIEQRDTQLKYIKRCIRNNKKSIFLEKRNYYLKMNMIYILIKKLKHTEEEIVNKEKYLKDVKEKLNNNEIIKNQVICIDKKINEKKEHILCLEKEKINIEKMLHNIIMNTNMKKMYEQFLEHHQTFILSLNQLKASFFLYERKNIKNSNMCKLEYKDEINGDKKKENDNTVSSNNDSIINNDNRNKKNRYNDEENGINYINDIVKKLEENYNNNTNIYNFINKTFDITDCLKNRLKDIIKIEEDDLNEQIEKYTKSITALKIKEAEMNGKICLRKEYLEKLKEDIKSETLINIDKEYKKKIIEIFVYKNLIKDLQNFHFSFDQAIIKFHSLKMQEINLSIKNLWRRVYNSADIDYIYIKSDIQTEPTDKSSQRRSYNYRVVMVKDNCELDMKGRCSSGQKVLSSIIIRLALAESFSIKCGILALDEPTTNLDKANSRNLASLLANIVELRKSSSSFQLILITHDNYFVDILSQYGLTNCFYKIKKNNLGYSKIERVNT, from the coding sequence ATGACTACGCTTGAAAAGATTGGAATCCAAGGTATTCGAAGttataatgatgaagatgtGGAGATTCTCGAGTTTGCAACTCCCATTACGATAATATATGGAAATAATGGTAGTGGTAAATCCACAATAATTGAATGTCTTAAGGTGAGTTGTACAGGTGACTTTCCCCCGAACGCCGAGAAAGGGAAATCTTTTTTACATGACCCTTTAATATCTAATAAGATGAATATAAGAGGGAAGATCGATGtacttttaaataattataataataagcgTATTGGTATATCTcgttcatataatttattttattcaaaagataaaaataagaaagtGAAACATACGTTTAGAGctttagataataatataattattaaaaaagagaaaggtgatgatttaattattacaaataaatgtGTTGATATTAATAATCATATTCCTAAATTAATGGGAGTATCTAAAGCTTTATTAgaaaatgtaattttttgTCATCATGATGAGAATCTGTGGCCTTTTAGTGAatccataaaaataaaaaagaaattcgATGAATTATTTGGAGATGATCATTTTTCCAAAATATTagaagaattattaaaatgtaagaaatatttgaatgatttattaaaaagaaaggaatttgatttaatacatataaaagaaaactttgagaaaaaaaaaaatatatatatcgaaatagaaaaaaatgaaaaggaaaTACAAAGTGCTCAAATATGTATACAATTAGATGTGGAAGAGATAGAAGAAAAtacaattattttaaataatttaataaaaaaaaaaaatcttttatataaattaataggAAATATagattcttattttttattatataccaAATTTAAAGTAGATGCAGAAGCATATAAAGACCTGAAAGAAGTATATGAAGAAAACTATacagaattattatatttccaagaggtttttaataatgatattaataaatgtGAAATATGTATACAGAAGGTAAAACAAGATATACAGAATTTACAGCATGAAAAAGATACATGTAtgtttaattataatgaatccaacaaatatgatgataattatgagCTTTCCAAAAAACAGCtcaatgaatatataatcaaaagagatgatataagaaataagttaaaggatatttttttttataatgatcaaatttttttttctaattataAGGGTAACTCATCATCCGATATGATAAAACATAGTTCGATAAATGAAGGACACCAAAAGGAAAagttaaaaaagaaatttaaaaaacatGACAGCGTATATATTAAAGAccatttattaaaagaatatgaGAACTTATTACATATGTATGATATACATAAGGAAGACATAGCATTGTATAATCATGATGTTATGTTATCTTATAAGAATGAGGAGCACATTCCTTCAAATGCAAGGTTAATGgaagaattatttttaatatgccAAAATAAGGTTCAATATAAAACCTCTAATAaaagtgatgataataaaaggaataacaacaacaaccaTTTTGATGACGATAATAAAAggaataacaacaacaaccattttgatgatgataataaaaggaataacaacaacaaccaTTTTGATGACGATAATAAAAggaataacaacaacaaccattttgatgatgataataaaaggaataacaacaacaaccaTTTTGATGACGATAATAAAAggaataacaacaacaaccaTTTTGATGacgataataaaaacaaatgtgatgataaaaaatttattgaaATTCCTAAtgtatcaaatatattatcgaATGTtccatatttaaaaaagaaacatgagaaaaaaataaattccataagatatattttaaaaagacATATATCAcacataaaaagaaataaatataaaaaaagaaatgtaatatataaaataaaaaattataaaaaaagattgTTGAAGATAGAAAAGAATATAACattattagatatatataaaaataaattaaataaattaaagtctaatgaaattatatatgaacaaaatttaaaaaagatagaaaaattaaaccaactaaaatgtttatatgaTAATCTAACCACTCTTGATAATGAAAtggatacatataatattcaaaaagaaaataattattatgaagaacaaatagaaaaaaatatgaaacaaattaatgatatacagaaattaaaaatatggataCATACCTTTTGTAATATCATAaggaattataatattttctatgAATTTATACAGAGgtgtaaaaaaatacacgAACATTGTGTAATCTTTTTTGATATCCTCTTTTCTTTGTTGGACGTTATAAAAACAgatttttacaaaattgtAGATATGTTGAAGGAAAGGGATATggatttgtattattacattGAGAGGGGcatgcaaaaaaaaataaatgtagaAAGAAATGTATGTGTAGAAAGAAATGTATGTGTAGAAAGAAATGTATGTgtggaaaataatatatgtgttgaaaaaaatatatgtgttgaaaaaaatatatgtggtgaaaaaaatatatgtggtgaaaaaaaaaaaataaccaaATTGAAGAGTAACATAGAAATAGAAGAAAGTGTAGAGAAGATAAaggataataaaattaacgAATGTGACGTAAATGTAGATACAttaaacaaaacaaataGTATCCATcatgtgaataatataaaaattaatagtaAATCTTTAGTTTGTATGAATGAACATTTGCAAAGGAAAagagaaaatgaaaaactaAATGATTATACATGTAAattgaaaaaacaaaaaacacATTTAGATATatccattttaaaaaatagaaaGTACTTAGATATATTgctaaatattataaatatatttatagataaatatgaaaataagataaataatataaaaactcTTATTATTCCATTAAATCAAAAGGTTTTAGAAATatctaaaaaattaaataatatgaataataatataaatgaatataaaaattacttatcaaattttatacatatgcttaaggaaaaaaaatataaagatgtTAAAGATTTTGTTAATTATGTAGAAGCTATTgataatcaaataaaaataaaaaaaaaaaatttatggaTGTTAAATGGTAAAGAAGATCTCATGAATGAATTTAAGAACCATCTAAAATCagatgaacaaaataatagtgataataataaaaaagtgggtgtagagaaaaaaaaaaaaaaaaattgtttattttgtaaaaataccATAtctcaaaataataaagatatagtACAAATCGAAATGTATATAGAAGAACAAAAAAGAGacatgttaaaaaaaattgaagaatctgaaaaagatattaatatattaaaaaataaaaaagaagagaatattattttattaaattattattattatcatataaaacatatacatacatatacgaATGATTCAAATGAAATGAtagtaaaattaaaagaagaacTCTTATCTGCTCAAGACAgtattgaaaaatataatataaaaataaaaaatattcatagaAAATTTCAACTGGTACAGAAATTTAAAGAAACGTGTGTGTATCTAATTAATATTCAAAAGGATATATTAGAtgtggaaaaatatataaaagatgaatcgataaaaataaaaggaaattttcaagaaatgaaaaataaaataaaggatAACGTggagaataataaaatgagcAATAATACGAACAAATGTAATGATACTAAAACGTGTAATAACACTAAAACGTGTAATAATACCTACACCTGTgatcatttatttatagaaaAGTTATATCACATGATAGAAAATTTAGATATTTCCATAGAAGTAAAGGAatctaatttattaaaaaatattaaagaatttgttaaaaaatttgcaaaatataataacaaagatatcataaatattttttataataaaatttgtaCATCAAATGTAAATGAttcttattcatatattccttataatgatataattaaTGTAGATTTATATCAACAATATAATTaccaaaataattataaaaatcgttttaaatataatttatataaaattaataatgcTAATTATATCTGTAAATTGCTTTCACCACATCAAAAGGTTAGCCTAAAAGATTGTTATTCAAGCGATCAAACAccacaaaaaatatatgtagatgaagaaaaagaaaaagaaaaagaaaaaaaaaaaaaaaaaaaaaaaaaaacagataATGATGGATATTATGATGAAATATTTCATTGTGATAATATGGAATATGACGAACAATTttatgaagatgatgatcatcattcttataataaaagtaaaagtttaattgaaaattatataactccttgtaaaaataaagaagaaagtGTAAAAGAACCTAATATGTGTagtataaaacatatatatgataatggATCCAGcaatgatgatatattaaataacgACAAAACGGTTCttcttaataaaattaatagttCTTATCTTTCATTCGTATTAAATATTGGAACGTCCTATTATAGcaatgaagaaataaaagaaaataataaaaatgatacaaACAAGATGTGTGATGATACAAACAAGATGTGTGATGATACAAACAAAATGTATGATGATACAAACAAAATGTATGATGATACAAACAAAATGTATGATGATACAAACAAAATGTATGATGATACAAACAAGATGTGTGATGATACAAACAAAAGGTATGATGATACAAACAAAATGTGCCATGATACAAACAAAATGTGTGATGATACAAACCAAATGTATGATGATACAAACAAAAGGTATGATGATACAAACAAAAGGTATGATGATACAAACAAAATGTGTGATGATACAAACCAAATGTATGATGATACAAACAAAAGGTAcgataatataaatcaaaatacTTATGGAACATTTTTAAAGTGTTCTGACTTTTTACATAATTTACCTTCAATCATACTAAATAATAAACACTTTGAAAAAATGTATAGAAACTTTTTATCATATCTAAATGTAGAGGAATATACAAGAAAAGAACAGAACAAAATGattgaaaaaatgaaagttgTCATAAAGGATAGGAGAGcttatgtaataaaaaaaagcaaaGTATTAGAAAAGACTATAAACATAGATAAAAGAATTAGAGacctaataaaaaaaatggatatttacattttatattataaagaaaaaaaaaagaaaattatagacgagaaaataaatgtaaaaaatttattaattgaaCAACGGGATActcaattaaaatatataaaaagatgtattagaaataataaaaaaagtatatttttagaaaagagaaattattatttaaaaatgaatatgatatatattttgataaaaaaattaaaacatacagaagaagaaatagtcaacaaagaaaaatatttaaaagatgTAAAAgagaaattaaataataatgaaataattaaaaatcaAGTAATTTGtattgataaaaaaattaatgaaaaaaaagaacatattttatgtttagaaaaagaaaaaatcaatatagaaaaaatgttacataatattattatgaatacaaatatgaagaaaatgtatGAACAATTCTTGGAACATCATCAGAcgtttatattatctttgaATCAATTGAAggcatctttttttttatacgaaaggaaaaatataaaaaatagtaatatgTGTAAATTGGAATATAAGGATGAAATAAAtggagataaaaaaaaagaaaatgataatactGTATCTTCAAATAATGActctataataaataatgataataggAATAAGAAGAATAGGTACAATGATGAAGAGAAtggaataaattatattaatgatattGTAAAAAAGCTTGAAGAgaattataacaataatactaacatatataattttattaataaaacatttgaTATAACAGATTGTCTAAAAAATAGATTAAaggatattataaaaatagaagaaGATGATTTAAATGAACAAATCGAAAAGTATACTAAATCAATAACAGccttaaaaattaaagaagcTGAAATGAATggaaaaatatgtttaagaaaagaatatttagaaaaattaaaagaagatataaaatctgaaacattaattaatatagataaagaatataagaaaaaaatcattGAAATTTTTGTATACAAAAATTTAATCAAAGATTTACAAAATTTTCATTTCTCATTTGATCAAGCTATTATTAAATTCCATTCATTAAAAATGCAAGAAATTAATTTATCTATTAAAAATCTATGGAGAAGAGTATATAATAGTGCGGAtatagattatatatatattaaatcggATATACAAACTGAACCAACAGATAAATCTAGTCAAAGAAGATCTTATAATTATCGAGTTGTTATGGTTAAAGATAATTGTGAACTTGATATGAAAGGTAGATGTTCATCTGGTCAAAAAGTTCTATCatctattattataagattAGCTCTAGCTGAATCATTTTCTATTAAATGTGGTATCTTAGCATTAGATGAACCTACTACAAATCTAGATAAAGCTAATTCAAGAAATTTAGCTAGCCTACTTGCAAATATTGTAGAACTAAGAAAAAGCAGCTCATCATTTCAACTTATACTTATAACAcatgataattattttgttgaCATCCTATCACAATATGGGCTAACCAACTGTttctataaaattaaaaagaacaaCCTAGGGTACTCAAAAATTGAAAGAGTTAATActtga
- a CDS encoding RNA-binding protein, putative — MSLNFSIANVVYVKNLSSDITEENIREKFGSCDEIISITFKNFPGLNQKYCQIEFKTSEGITNASRLNGESLLNVPMVVSVIEPIINNTNLSELSTTECDKNVNSLLDVRNSITNQGVQTLLLQKQVISEQKKRLVDFQNSLNEKNNKFDVFSKIVYMENIPEKYGEEDIKAFFQNVGNTTSYKLQYNEQKKVHTAFVEFKNEEHAKAALNLSGTKVGLHEICIRDAYSLINDKDILKNNFSFYSNNTTGENSSNNLVNTNTIMNSTNNLAIINNMNNINNINNNNKFLLTTNPNVNQKVEKVLALKEKLAMKLCAMYNPNMLLVNNLVQATNPYLLNVNNTENANLQQINLETANSRQEGKRNDTQNDKTEKENEKENEKEKDKENEKDKEKDNNSIDKSSYDRHRERKKSDNIKIKKYKHKNSTSSKYSYSSYSEEKTSSRSYSRSSTSSNKHKRNTISYVRREKKYIYDKNKKRKRSYNYSKSNSSYSNSKSNSRSSYESDYHRYKSSYRKISKRKRSHKYTTSSSRSNSSYSERRRRSRRDSEVSKPWWVKESEKMKMRQKIKEKKMREMAIREKNRR; from the exons ATGAGTTTAAATTTCAGTATAGCTAATGTAGTATATGTTAAGAATCTTTCAAGTGATATAACTGAAGAGAATATAAGAGAAAAATTTGGTTCTTGTGATGAAATAATAAGTATTACATTTAAGAA TTTTCCAGGACTTAATCAGAAATATTGTCAAATTGAATTCAAGACATCAGAAGGTATAACAAATGCATCTAGGTTAAATGGAGAATCTCTTTTGAATGTCCCTATGGTTGTGAGTGTCATAGAAcccataataaataatactaaTTTGAGTGAATTATCTACAACGGAATgtgataaaaatgtaaatagtTTGTTAGATGTTCGAAACAGTATAACGAAtcag ggtGTACAAACTCTCCTTTTACAAAAACAAGTAATATCTGAACAGAAAAAAAGACTCGTTGATTTTCAAAACtcattaaatgaaaaaaataacaaatttgatgttttttcaaaaattgtGTATATGGAAAATATCCCAGAAAAG TACGGTGAAGAAGATATTAAGGCATTTTTTCAAAACGTCGGAAATACCACAAGTTATAAATTACAATACAACGAACAGAAAAAGGTACACACGGCTTTTGTcgaatttaaaaatgaagagcATGCGAAAGCAGCTTTAAATTTAAGTGGAACCAAAGTAGGACTACATGAGATATGTATAAGAGATGCATATAGCTTAATTAATGACAAagacattttaaaaaataatttttcattttatagtaataatacaacGGGTGAGAATAGTAGCAACAATCTTGTGAATACAAATACAATTATGAACAGTACAAATAATTTGgcaattataaataatatgaataacattaataatattaataataataataaatttttattaacaacTAATCCAAATGTTAATCAAAAAGTAGAAAAGGTATTAGCTTTAAAAGAAAAGCTAGCCATGAAATTATGTGCCATGTATAACCCAAATATGCTCCTAGTAAATAATTTAGTTCAAGCAACAAatccatatttattaaatgtaaataatacaGAAAATGCAAACCTCCAACAAATTAATTTAGAAACTGCAAATTCAAGACAAGAAGGAAAACGTAATGATACGCAAAATGATAAAactgaaaaagaaaatgaaaaagaaaatgaaaaagaaaaagataaagaaaatgaaaaagataaagaaaaagataataacTCAATAGATAAAAGTTCCTATGATAGACATcgggaaagaaaaaaatcagataatataaaaattaaaaaatataaacataaaaattcaACAAGTAGTAAATATAGTTATTCATCATACAGTGAAGAAAAAACTTCCTCACGCAGTTATTCACGTAGTAGTACATCAagtaataaacataaaagaaATACTATATCATATGTtagaagagaaaaaaaatatatatatgataaaaataaaaaaagaaaaaggtcatataattatagtaAATCAAATAGTTCATATTCAAATAGTAAGAGTAATTCAAGAAGTTCATATGAATCAGATTATCATCGTTATAAAAGTAGTTATCGAAAAATAAGTAAAAGAAAACGTAGTCATAAATATACAACTTCTTCTAGTCGTAGCAATTCATCTTATTCagaaagaagaagaagaagtaGAAGAGATTCAGAAGTCTCCAAACCATGGTGGGTAAAAGAATCagagaaaatgaaaatgaggCAAAAAAtcaaggaaaaaaaaatgcgtGAAATGGCAATTagagaaaaaaatagaagGTAA
- a CDS encoding long chain polyunsaturated fatty acid elongation enzyme, putative, whose protein sequence is MNNLNILFFNNLGENILKFFNPSLKYARSITKNWFLMNPTHFFIALLSYLIFVFISYIYYIKYGSKSRHDKTLAAKIAPAITRSHKSTPLEQMVEKLTPSYNLLQVLFSLIITLLTVYEAKNRRFSLFYNSVDFSKKNIALCCWLFYLNKLVDFVDTILIVLRKKWNQFTFLHVYHHLSVFLIMWVNTSVGYDGDIYYIIVVNSFVHFVMYLYYYLSSVKFKVPIFAKACVTYLQMLQFLSIILPGFYVLFVRHYCPYPRKLVGLSFYYCISLLILFGNFALHTYIKPKKKTS, encoded by the exons atgaataatttaaatatattatttttcaataaCCTAGGAGAAAACATTTTAAAGTTCTTTAACCCCAGTTTAAAATATGCAAGAAGTATAACCAAGAATTGGTTTTTAATGAACCCTACTCATTTCTTTATagcattattatcatatcttatatttgtatttatatcatatatatattatattaaatatggaAGTAAAAGTAGACATGATAAAACCCTAGCAGCAAAAATTGCACCCGCAATAACAAGAAGTCACAAAAGTACACCTCTAGAGCAGATGGTTGAAAAATTAACACCCTCCTACAATCTTTTACaa GTCTTATTCAGCTTAATTATCACATTGCTAACAGTATACGAAGCAAAGAATAGAcgtttttctttattttacaaTTCAGTtgatttttcaaaaaaaaatatcgcCTTGTGCTGCTGGCTCTTTTactt GAACAAATTAGTAGATTTTGTTGACACCATTTTAATTGTTCTGAGAAAAAAATGGAACCAGTTTACCTTCCTACAtgtttatcatcatttatcaGTTTTTCTAATCATGTGGGTGAATACAAGTGTAGGATATGATGGAGATATTTACTATATTATTGTAGTGAA ttCCTTTGTACATTTTGTCATGTACCTTTACTATTACCTTTCAAGCGTAAAATTCAAAGTACCCATATTTGCAAAGGCATGCGTAACGTATCTCCAAATGTTACAG ttCCTTTCCATCATCCTCCCAGGATTTTATGTCTTGTTCGTAAGACACTATTGCCCTTACCCCAGAAAATTAGTAGGCCTCAGTTTTTACTACTGTATATCCTTATTAATTTTGTTCGGAAATTTTGCTcttcatacatatattaaacccaaaaaaaagacatcctaa